TATTTGGCAAAATGCATATATGCAAATATGCTGAAAGAtaagttagaaataaaaaagataaataaaattaattttataaggGATGAACAATACATTCATGATATCTGATCAGAATTTCCAGATAACGTTAATCTTTTTTTGCAACAAATTCTCGTAGTTtgcaaaaaagtaattttttacatattaaatcGCAATTCAAAAACTTGACGTGCTAGTGAAATTTGGTTTGCGGCATTGTGTTCAACATCCAAAAATCTAAAAAACACTTCGTCtggtttaaaataaaatttttggcTGTAAACTAGTGCCTTTAGAAAGACAAAACATGCGTTTTTTGTCCCGAGAAACGCAGACATTCGTTGGATCGATTGCAAGCAAATGTGAAAAAACCGTGAATATATATTGCCTTAAATACCTGTTAATATCACAATTATGCTTAGATTATGTTTCttagaattatatttctcCAAGTATCATTCAAAATTAATGTACttgataattttgttttaaatatagcgcgcgcgcgcgcgcgcgcgtgtgtgtgtgtgtgtgtgtgtgtattcaCTGTACTTCAAAAATaaggttttattatttttattcaacatttaataaaaagaacaaaaaaaaactACCAAAATCGTTCCTATTTGAGTAAATAAACCCGTCACCCAAGAAAGTGAAGTCAGTGGAGGAGCCTCTACGGAAAGTCATGCGTCTCCCAGGTATGGATGACGTGGCACACAAAGTGTTAATGAATCTTATtgaatttcatattataaacGCAGAGAAAATCGCgtttataatataacgtgtAACCTTATGTAATACGCGTCAGGAAAGGAACAGGAAAAAAACATGGACACAAAGAATGTGCCAATTATATCTTTAGCTATAAATATGTCATTTCGAGTTAAGCCTTATTCTGGAAAAATGTTGTTTGTTTATCTGCTGTAGATAGTGTATTCCCGGAAATaactaaaatgaaaatttatgtcATTATTGATACAAGTTGCATTAATTGTGCAATGCATTATGTAAGTTTTTTTTGTGCAACTCATGCTGATATTTTATCATGCTGCTActtgtttttatttgttaaccaTAAACGTGGTGGCTACATTAGAGGTAACATcttcagaatttattttatcacataTTTCCAGAGTCATCATTTTGATCATTGCGTCCAGTACTGCATCCGGGACCAAGGGCGAATATGAAAGCCCTAAGAATTTTCatgcattattatatcattagaaagtatttttcaaaaaattatatttggtcgaaattatattgggttgttcggaaagttatttcgttttttcaaggaaaaatgaaaggcggttttttcatatttagaataaattttattcagtgatgtattggccattttgttccactacctttcgccatcttcctggcaactttaagattccacgctcatagaagtccttctccttattgacaaaaattgaagcaagtgatttttgacgccttcatttgaatcgaagtttacattgttcaaagaattttgtagagaccggaacaaatggtaatcggatggtgccagatcaggagagtatggtgggtgtggtaacacatcccatccaagctgtaaaagcttctggcgagtgaccaaacttgtgtgtggtctggcattgtcgtgatggaatacgacacctttcctattcgccaattctggtcgcttctgcttgatgacagcatccaattcatccagctgacgacaatacactttcgaatcaatcgtctggttgcttggtagtagctcgaaaaatacgattcccttccaatcccaccatacagaaagcatgatcttcttttgatgaatatctgccttggatgtcgattgagcaggttcatcttgcctggactatgatcgttttcgcttaacattgttgtaaacaatccatttttcatctccagttatgattcgcttcaaaaatggttcattttcttcacgtttcaacgatgaatcgcagatggtaatgcgtcgaatcaagtcaatttcctttaaattgtgtggaacccaaatatcgagctttgaaacgaatccaaggcgtttcaaatgatcgtaaacggtcgaattcgataaatttaacttttcagcaatttcgcgtgttgttatgcgccggtttgcatccaccagagcctttattttcttgtcatcagctttaattggccgacctgaacgtggtgcatctttcaaatcgaaatttcgaaaaccaattctgacactgacgttcactcaatacatcttctccgtacacggcacacaatttttttctcacttgcactgcatttttaccctttcggtagtaaaaaagcaaaatattacgaaaatgctcactttgattttccatgtttgatgtgatgccaaacaaaagttacttgacagatcgcaacacaataagatactaaatgacgtctgaaatgtcagttgtcaaaatataaaacaaatttgttgcttagagtaaggttaagtatcgagaaacgcgactaacgacatctctttgtgaaaagcgaaattactttccgaacaaccccaATAGTTGGTTACAACATTTAATCAGATTGTTTAATACGACAAGCTATTTTGtccaatttttatacaaatgtaTTTGCTACTTTTTTGAttctaaaaagattaattattattataataatttaattaatcatgatTATTCTTATcagtcatatttttataaagtgtTTGTTCAGAAGTCAGAAGTACTAATCAAGAAGCTCTGACATTACAGATTGACGCAAGAAAGTGTTAAATGCGTTAACATAATGCCCAACGCGATTTCGACGGTGGATCCGAAGGAGATCGAACATCACTCTAGCTTGAAGAATTTCTGGTGGAATGAGAACGGAGAAGTAAAGCCACTTCACACATTTAATCCCGTCAGACTAGAATTCGTTAGAAAAGGGTTGGCCGATATCGGTTTCGAATCACGGGATCCAACTCTTCCGCTGAGCGGAATCAAAATCGCGGATGTTGGCTGTGGCGGTGGTATATTGACCGAATATCTGGCTAGAGCAGGAGCGCAGGTGACTGGGATTGATGCAGCTACAGAGTTGATTGACGTTGCTAAAGAACATGTGAAATTGGATCCTAACATATCGGATCGCGTTACTTACTTCTGCACAACTATAGAAGAGTTTTCTCAGAATAACGAGGACTCATACGACGCCCTTATAGCTTCCGAGGTTGTGGAACACGTGGCAGATCCTGAGTTGTTCCTAAAAGTACAAAtgagtattatatattacttataGCTGGCacttgttcctcgcgcgctcggtatatttggaaaatataaagcataaagaacgtattgttttgcgacgcgcacatttttaaaagttgcaagacgattgcacatagtctatgttactcaggaagatctaagctatccaccagtgaaagaatttttcaaatcggtttagtagtttctgagattaccccgaacaatggaacaaactttacctttttattatattagtatgattaaataaataaaacaatgaatCGAGCATAAAATagcttataaatattttctgcaGGAATGCGTAAAGGTCGTAAAGCCCGGCGGATCAATCTTCGTTAcgacaataaataaaactctgGCGGCTTGGTTGGGTGCTATTATAATCGTGGAATATATCTGCAAATGTGTGCCTTGTGGCACTCATCAGTGGAGTAAGTTTATCGCTCCTGAAGAAATTCAACACATTTTAGATAAATGTAAGTTTCACATGCAGCAAAATGATTCtactattaatttaaatcttcTAACAATTATTCATGCAAATACCTGTGTGCTATGACTAAAGTctgttttttatcttttttttgtcaTAGATGACTGCAAAACAGAATTAATTGATGGTATATTCTTCAATCCTCTGTCGTATCAGTGGTCTTTCTCCTCGTATAAAGGGATTTTTTATGCACTTCATGCAGTTAAGCAAAAGAAGATTGacgcataattataataaatcgattGACAACTATGGCTACTCTTGTTTGTGTCAGGAACTTTAGTGTGCATGTGCGTGCACTAAGGACgcattgttatataaaaagtacatATTAAACTTACTCCGGCTTTATAACTCGAGATGGTATATctaatgtatatgtttataacaataaataagtagtaataaaaaaaggtgAAAGGATGTATACAACTGTCATATTGTATGAAAACAATGCGTTTTATTGTAacaaacttatttttattccgaataaaaaatttaaacttgCGTAACACCATACTCACTTGAAGGATATCCTCGTCAGTTAGACTGAACATATATCTTACCGCCCAAGATGAAATTAATCATGGGGAATTGAGAAATCAGACTGCAATCCACCTTTTATCGAAGACTATAATGATTAGTAATTTGCCCAATattgctttaattaatatttgaatcattcatattttatttttactcgtaaaagtattgtataaataatttttgtagatTGTGTTAGTACGAAAAATACCGTTGTTCGTACCATGACTTCACTACCTGACAGTAGTAGCTCTGACTGTTTTATAGCTGCGATTTTCTCGAT
The Ooceraea biroi isolate clonal line C1 chromosome 12, Obir_v5.4, whole genome shotgun sequence DNA segment above includes these coding regions:
- the LOC105285422 gene encoding ubiquinone biosynthesis O-methyltransferase, mitochondrial, whose translation is MPNAISTVDPKEIEHHSSLKNFWWNENGEVKPLHTFNPVRLEFVRKGLADIGFESRDPTLPLSGIKIADVGCGGGILTEYLARAGAQVTGIDAATELIDVAKEHVKLDPNISDRVTYFCTTIEEFSQNNEDSYDALIASEVVEHVADPELFLKECVKVVKPGGSIFVTTINKTLAAWLGAIIIVEYICKCVPCGTHQWSKFIAPEEIQHILDKYDCKTELIDGIFFNPLSYQWSFSSYKGIFYALHAVKQKKIDA